The Desulfobaccales bacterium genome contains the following window.
CGTCCACCCCTTTTTCCAGGACTCCCAGGGCGGTGAGGGCCGTGTCTTTGTCGCTCACCTCCATGAAGATGTTGCCGCTCTGGGCCACCAGATTTTCCAGGGGAATGATGGTCCAATCCGGAGTGCGCACCAGCACCGGACCCTGGCGGGCCAGGCGGATGACCTCGGCCTCGTCCGCGGTGCTCAAGATGGTGACCTCCTGGACGTCGATGCCCGGAACCAGGTCGCCGTCCGGGGCCACCACGGTGATGAGCCCCAAGGCCTTGACGTCTGCGGTCCGGCCTTCGGGAACCCAGACCGCGTCGGCCCCGCTTTCCAGGGCGGTGGTCACGAGCTTTTTATCCCAGGGGTCAACTTTAACCCAGAGTTTTTTCATGGCCGCATCCTTTTTACATCGTTTGCAGGAAGGCCAGGGCCTCATCGACCCCGGAGTTTTCATGCACCAGCATGCTGATGGCGCCTACCATGTGGGCAGGATTGCGATGCTGGAAGACGTTGCGCCCGATGGAGACGCCAGCGCCCCCGGCTTCGATGGAGCCTTGCACCATCTCCAGGATGTCGCGGTCGGAATTCATCTTGGGGCCGCCGGCAATGACCACCGGCACCGGACAGCCGGCCACCACTTTGCGGAACGACTCCACCGAACCGGTGTAGGAGACCTTGACGATGTCTGCGCCCAACTCTGCCGCCAACCGGGCCACGTGCATGATGACCTGAGGGTCGAATTCATCCTTAATCTTTTCGCCCCGGGGGTACATCATGGCCAAGAGCGGCATGCCCCATTCCCTGGCTTCGCGGGCGACCTGGCCCAGATCGGCCAGCATCTCCCGTTCGGAGCCGTTGCCTATATTGATGTGAATGGACAGGGCGTCCGCGCCCAGCTTCAGGGCCTCTTCCACGGTGCATATCAGGGTTTTGGCATTGGGATAGGGCGACAGGGCGGTGGAGCCCGACAGGTGAATGATCAGCCCCACGTCCTTGCCCCGGCGGCG
Protein-coding sequences here:
- a CDS encoding 2-amino-3,7-dideoxy-D-threo-hept-6-ulosonate synthase; its protein translation is MGRGQSLAGKAAREEDVVGKQIRLERIMNRDTGRTVIVPMDHGVTVGPIEGLIDMKTTVNAVATGGANAIIIHKGLVTSGHRRRGKDVGLIIHLSGSTALSPYPNAKTLICTVEEALKLGADALSIHINIGNGSEREMLADLGQVAREAREWGMPLLAMMYPRGEKIKDEFDPQVIMHVARLAAELGADIVKVSYTGSVESFRKVVAGCPVPVVIAGGPKMNSDRDILEMVQGSIEAGGAGVSIGRNVFQHRNPAHMVGAISMLVHENSGVDEALAFLQTM